The following proteins are co-located in the Pedobacter sp. FW305-3-2-15-E-R2A2 genome:
- a CDS encoding glycosyltransferase family 4 protein: MMVTERKKILISCDSPRSLLDFRGKLMEALVEKHEVMVFSPQIEQQSISHRLMEMGVTVYENELNPSNVSIGSDLKYLLALRKVIRMVKPDVFFPYTFKPVIYGCFVARYCRVKLITPMLTGLGYNFLNIGPRTWVQKVTRILLKLSLRATKRLHIIFQNQDDYELLIREHILSKKNKVTVVNGSGVDLSSYEYSQPNVQHINFLMISRLINAKGIKEYYEAAKIIKGKFPEVDFTLIGAYDDNIDAISDDLYAKIRSDGTIQYLGLREDVRPYIRESSVVVLPSYYGEGVPRCLLEGMAMGRALITCNSVGCRETINPLLRKANGFLVPVKDAPQLASKMEYYIRHTDDVTRFGNNGRKYAVEKFDVNKVNEMMIRVLEGQD, translated from the coding sequence ATGATGGTAACGGAAAGGAAGAAAATATTGATCTCCTGCGATTCCCCGCGCTCGCTGCTGGATTTCAGGGGAAAGTTGATGGAAGCATTGGTAGAAAAGCATGAGGTGATGGTGTTCAGTCCGCAGATAGAACAACAAAGCATCAGTCATCGGCTGATGGAAATGGGGGTAACCGTCTATGAGAATGAACTCAATCCGAGTAATGTCTCCATAGGCTCAGACCTGAAATATCTTCTTGCCTTGCGCAAAGTAATCCGGATGGTTAAACCGGATGTCTTCTTTCCTTATACCTTTAAACCGGTGATCTATGGTTGTTTTGTGGCCAGGTATTGCCGTGTGAAGCTCATCACACCGATGCTGACTGGCCTGGGGTATAATTTCCTGAACATAGGCCCCAGAACATGGGTGCAAAAAGTAACAAGAATACTCCTTAAATTAAGTTTAAGGGCGACTAAAAGGTTGCACATTATCTTCCAGAATCAGGACGATTATGAGCTCCTGATCCGCGAGCATATCCTCAGCAAAAAGAACAAGGTTACTGTGGTCAATGGTTCAGGGGTGGATTTGTCCAGTTATGAATATTCGCAGCCAAATGTACAGCACATTAATTTTTTAATGATTTCCCGCCTCATCAATGCAAAGGGAATTAAGGAATATTATGAGGCTGCAAAAATAATCAAGGGTAAGTTTCCGGAGGTTGATTTTACGCTGATCGGGGCTTACGATGATAATATCGATGCCATAAGCGATGATTTATATGCAAAAATAAGATCCGATGGGACGATTCAGTATTTAGGATTACGGGAAGATGTACGTCCTTATATCAGGGAATCTTCCGTTGTTGTGCTGCCTTCCTATTATGGAGAAGGGGTTCCAAGATGCCTTTTGGAGGGGATGGCAATGGGCCGGGCCCTGATTACCTGCAACTCTGTGGGCTGTCGGGAAACGATTAACCCCTTGCTGAGGAAAGCAAACGGATTTCTGGTTCCGGTGAAGGATGCGCCGCAACTGGCCTCGAAAATGGAGTACTATATCAGACATACCGATGATGTTACCCGCTTTGGGAACAATGGAAGGAAATATGCCGTCGAAAAATTTGATGTCAATAAGGTAAATGAAATGATGATTCGTGTACTTGAAGGTCAAGACTAA
- a CDS encoding GNAT family N-acetyltransferase produces MQYQSFVIREKPEWDAYVKRSCNYEVYHTWYYHSLNREGEPLLFVYKEAGFFIAFPMIKRRIANSSFYDLTSVYGYAGPVSDTDFSAITERSLQSFKEEFCRFLTAERCVTVFTRLYPFLAQQYLLESLGGVSSNGSTIYMDLSITEEEQRARYEKRLKRQVKKLRASNYLIKDARSAEEIRSFTEIYHKNMDRLNAGKSYYFDEAYFTGLLNPGEFSNRLILIYDGPELICGALLLISEHVVRNHLSATSEKYLNVSPSKLLTDEISMIGRRLGKKIFHLGGGVGGKEDSLFQFKRHFSDLQIADRIWCYINDQEVYQELVLQRGAEISPESTFFPAYRQ; encoded by the coding sequence ATGCAATATCAAAGTTTTGTGATCCGGGAAAAGCCGGAATGGGATGCCTATGTAAAACGTTCCTGTAATTATGAAGTGTACCATACCTGGTATTATCATTCACTGAACAGGGAAGGAGAACCCCTTCTTTTTGTTTATAAAGAAGCAGGTTTTTTTATCGCTTTCCCAATGATCAAAAGAAGGATCGCCAATTCCTCTTTTTATGACCTGACCTCGGTTTATGGTTACGCTGGTCCGGTGTCGGACACTGATTTCAGCGCGATTACGGAGCGTTCTTTACAGTCTTTTAAAGAAGAATTCTGCCGCTTTCTGACTGCCGAACGTTGCGTTACTGTCTTTACCCGCTTGTATCCTTTTTTAGCGCAGCAATATCTGCTCGAAAGCCTTGGCGGAGTTTCCTCAAACGGAAGTACCATTTATATGGATTTATCCATCACTGAAGAAGAACAACGCGCCAGATATGAGAAGCGTTTAAAGCGGCAGGTCAAGAAACTCAGAGCATCCAATTACCTCATCAAAGATGCGCGAAGCGCAGAGGAGATCCGTTCATTCACCGAGATATACCATAAAAATATGGACCGGTTAAACGCCGGTAAGAGTTATTATTTTGATGAGGCCTATTTTACCGGCCTGCTGAATCCCGGGGAATTCAGCAACCGGCTGATCCTCATCTATGATGGACCGGAGCTGATTTGCGGCGCATTGCTGCTGATCTCTGAGCATGTGGTCCGAAATCACTTATCTGCGACTTCAGAAAAATACCTTAATGTATCCCCAAGCAAATTACTCACAGATGAAATCAGTATGATTGGCCGGAGATTAGGAAAAAAAATATTTCACCTTGGTGGGGGCGTAGGGGGCAAAGAAGATTCTTTATTTCAGTTCAAACGCCATTTTTCCGATTTACAGATTGCAGACCGGATCTGGTGTTATATCAATGACCAGGAGGTCTATCAGGAACTCGTACTTCAACGCGGAGCAGAGATCAGTCCTGAATCTACTTTCTTCCCTGCCTACAGACAGTAG
- a CDS encoding phytanoyl-CoA dioxygenase family protein encodes MQNILDYSITDLALFDEVIEKYGWIIYENALDPQFVEDIKQSLQPAYEFRRKIQVNNGIGESTDGTLHHLVEKDLFSLKFLEQKFGDEQIRHFLGGQYILNSLGAVINLKNSQTYVQNIHRDIRTFTGSYRLMVQMMVLLDDFTLENGATYFLSGSHKSDEKPEASRFYEQADRALAKKGSIVLFDANLWHAAGKNNTDAPRRALTMAFTKPFMKQQMDYPRFLGYDFGAGLSENLRQVIGYNSRVPADFEEYYQPVEKRMYQRGQE; translated from the coding sequence ATGCAAAATATATTGGACTATTCCATTACTGATCTCGCCTTGTTTGATGAGGTCATCGAAAAATATGGCTGGATTATTTATGAAAATGCTTTAGATCCGCAGTTTGTGGAGGACATTAAGCAATCCCTTCAACCGGCCTACGAATTCAGGAGAAAAATACAAGTGAATAACGGGATTGGGGAAAGCACCGACGGAACGCTCCATCATCTGGTAGAAAAAGACCTGTTTTCTCTGAAATTTCTCGAACAGAAGTTTGGGGACGAACAAATCCGGCATTTCCTTGGCGGGCAGTACATTCTCAATTCTTTAGGAGCGGTTATCAATTTGAAAAACAGTCAGACTTATGTTCAGAACATCCATCGGGACATCAGGACCTTTACCGGTTCTTACCGGCTGATGGTTCAAATGATGGTACTGCTTGACGATTTTACCCTGGAAAACGGAGCGACTTATTTCCTTTCAGGGTCGCATAAATCTGATGAAAAACCTGAGGCTTCCCGTTTTTACGAACAGGCAGACCGGGCCCTTGCAAAAAAAGGCAGCATCGTTTTATTCGATGCGAACCTATGGCATGCTGCGGGTAAAAACAATACCGATGCACCAAGAAGGGCGCTGACCATGGCTTTTACGAAACCTTTTATGAAGCAGCAAATGGATTACCCAAGATTTCTGGGCTATGATTTCGGAGCGGGTTTAAGCGAGAACCTGCGGCAGGTGATTGGTTATAATTCAAGGGTTCCTGCTGATTTCGAGGAGTATTATCAGCCCGTTGAGAAAAGAATGTATCAAAGAGGACAGGAGTAA